The window CCGCCCGACGCATCGCCGCGGTCGCCGACGGCCTGCGCACCACCGACCCCCGTGCGGCCCTGCTGCTGGGTGTGGCCGCCTGGCGGATGGCCCCGCTCCCGGAGACCCGCCGCGCCCTGCTGGGTTCCCTCGCGCAGCCCGAGCCGGACGCCTTCACCGACCCCGCTCCCGGCTACGCCTCCCGGCGCTTCCTGGTCGACTCCGGCCGTGTCCTGCTCAGCGTCGACGACGGCACCTGGCGGACCTGGGACGTGACCACGCGCCGCCGGACCGGCCTGGGACGGCTGCCGAAGGGCGAGGTCCGGGCGGTGGGTCCGGACGGCCGGCTCCTCGCCGTCGCCGCGGACGGCGGTACGCGGTTGTGGGACACGACGGCCGGCCGCTGGACCGGGGTGCCCAGGGCGCCGGACCGCCATGACCTCGATGTCGGGCCGAGCGGCCGCAGTTATCTGCTGGGCGGGAGCGGCCCGGACGGGGTGCGGCTGCGTTCGGTGGCCGACGACCGGCTGCTGTTCGAGGCGAAGGGCGTCGACCGGGCCGACGTGGCGCCGAGCGCCGACGACCGACTGGTGGCGGTCTGCCCGGACGGCGGGACACCTCAGGTCTGGGACACAGTCACCCACCGCGCGCTGCCCGGGGCGTGGCAGAAGGCGGGCGGCGGGCTCTGCGACGAGGGCGCCTCACTGACCGTGCTGGGCGGCGGGACCGGTCGCGGCGACGGCCGCTTCGCCGTCGCCACTCCGGAGGGGGTGCGGATCTGGGACATCGGCTCCGGACGCCAGGTCGCCGACCTCGCCGATCCCGGGGTCCGGTACGCCTCCTTCAGCGGGGACGGCTCCTTCATGGCGACCGCCTGCGCCGACGAGGTCCGGATCTGGCGGCTGTCGGACACCCCGTCCCTCGTCTTCCGTCACCCCCTGGCCAACCAGCACGTCCACGGCGGGCTCGCCTGGGACCCCGGCACGCCCGTCCTGCGCTATCTGGAGGGCGGCACCGTCCACACCCTCGACCTCACCACGACCGTCACCGCCGCATGGCGCGACCGCCCCTTGGACGCGGTGCTGTTGAGCCCCGACGGCCGTACGTTCGCCACCGCCGAGCTCTCCCCGCTGCGCGGGCCGGGCAGGGCCTACGGCTTCGCGCTGCGCGCCACCGACGACGGCCGCCTGATCCGCGCCCTCCCGGCACCCCCCGTCTCCCCCGACTCCGGCCTGCCCCTGATGTCGTACAGCCCGGACGGCAGATCCCTCGTCTACGGTCTCTCCTCGACCGGACGGCGGGGCGGGCCGCAGCGGTTCACGGTCTGGAACGTGACGGGCGACCGGGCCCGTGGCGCGGTGGACCTGTCGACGGGCACGGCGGTCGTCGGCGTCGCCCTGTCCCCCGGCGGCCGCACCCTCCACGCGACGCGCAGGGCTGCCGCCGGCGAGCTGCGCAACGAGGCGTGGGACACCGTCAGCGGGCGGCGCGAGGGGGTCGCCGCCGACTCCCGGCCGGCCGGCACCCCTCTCATGGTGCGTCCCGACGGGCGGCTGATCGTCGGTGACAACCGGGTGGCCGGGCTGCCCGACGGGCCGGGCACCGCCCGGGACCTCGTCCAGGGCGAGCGGATCAGCGCCCTCGCGTTCAGCATCGACGGCCGGGTCCTGGCGGCGAGCGACCGGACCGGGCGGGTCGCGCTGTGGGACGGCGGGTTGCGCCATCGCGCGGGGATCCTGCGGAACCTCTTTCCCTCCTCCTTCGCCGGATCGGCCCCCGAGGAAGTGAGCGCGCTCGCTCTCAGCCCCGACGGCCGCACCCTCGCCGTGGGCGGCGACACCGGCACGCTCCAGCTCTGGGACACCCTCACCCAGCAGCCCCTGGGCGGTCGGCTGCCCACCCCCGGCGAGGCCGTGGCATCCCTCGCCTTCTCGGCCGACAGCAGCACGCTGTACGCGGGCGGGGCTCATGTGCCGCTGCATCGCTACACCGTCGACCCCGAGCGGGCGGTCGATCAGATCTGCGCGCGAGCACGGTCCTCGAACCTGACCAGGGCGCAGTGGCGGACGTACGTGCCGGAGGTGGCGTACCGGAAGGTGTGCGGGGCCTGACGTCAGCCTCGGTACTCCTCGTGGGCGGACCGGGGAAGGGAGAAGCAGGACAGGACCACGGCGAAGGGCCAGACCGACTGGATCGTGGTCACCGCGCGTTCAGCCGCGCCGGGGGCGCCCTGCTGGTGGAGTTCGGCCAGGAACCATGCCGCGCCCATCGCCATCACGGCTGTCGCCCCCAGGGAGGGGAACGGCCTCAGGGCCCAGGGCACGGCGTCGCCCCTTCTGGCGGCCAGGACGGGCCAGAGCGCGAGGACGACGAAGCCCACGACGGCGATCGAACCGTGGGTGAGGGAGCCGCCGCTGCTCGGGGTCGGAAACAGGGCCACGGCCAGGGCCGACAGTCCCCCGGCCGCCAGGGCCGCGCGTCCCGCGGGCGCGGCGGGGCGCAGTCCCCACGCGGTGAGCAGGTGGCAGACGCCCAGGGCGACGAAGGCGGCGGTCATCACCCAGTAGCTGGAGCCGCCGGGGGCCGCGAGGACGCTGATCGTCTGGGCGGCGGGGTCGTAGGAGGGGCCTTGCAGGGATGCCGCCACCGCCCAGCCCATGATCAGCACGACGGGCGCGCAGCCGGACGACAGCAGGACCCATTTGGGAACAGATCGCACCAGGACACCGTAAAGCGGATCTTCGGCCCCTCGCCCCATGAGCGGCGGGTGGGAGGGTCGTCGCAACCGGTCGGCGCGCGGTGCCGTCCTACAGGGCACCATGATCTCTTCAGGCTTCCCTGGCCCTCGGGCCGCACCGGTGCGTCAGCTGCTCGACTTCGCCTGGACGCAGACGCGGGCCTGCGCGTTCGCCATCGCCCTGCTGTGCGGTGTGGCCGTGTCCACGCTGCTGCCCGATCTCCCTGTGGCGCGCTACGACCTGCTGGTGGTCTACGGCGTGCTGCTCACGCTGGTGTTCTGGATGCGCGGCTGGGAGAACGGGCGGGACGTCGCCGTCATCGCGGTCTGCCATGTCATCGGGCTGGCCTTCGAGCTGGTGAAGGTGTCGCTGGGGTCCTGGAGCTATCCGGAGCCGGGTGTGCTGAAGTTCGCGGGTGTCCCGCTGTACGGCGGGTTTCTCTACGCGGCCGTCGGCAGCTACATCTGTCGCGCCTGGCATCTGTTCGACCTGGAGATCGTGGGCTACCGGCCGCGTGCGACGGCCGCGGTGGCGGCGGCCGTCTACGTCAATTTCTTCAGCCATCACTGGCTGCCCGACGTGCGGTGGGTGCTGGCCGGGCTGCTCGTGGCCGTCACGACGGGGACGTCGGTGCGCTTCACGGTGCGGGGCGTGCGCCGGCGGATGCCGCTGGCCGTGTCGTTCGTCCTGATCGGGTTCTTTCTGTGGGTGGCGGAGAATCTGGCCACCCTGGTCGGGGCGTGGCGCTATCCGTATCAGGAGCACGGGTGGGAGCCCGTGGGGGTGGCGAAGTTCGGCGCGTGGGCGTTGCTGATCAGCGTGACGTTCGTCCTGGCGGCGGTCGGCCGGCGGGTGGATTCCGGGGCGGTCCGGTCGGTGCGGTGAGCGAGCGCGAGAGTGCCGGTCGTCGTCGGAGCCCTCGACTGAGTATCATCCTATGGACGTAATTGAGATGATTTGCCATCGAGGGTTCTCACCGATCGTGACCACCCTCGCCGGAGTGATCAATGTCCCGCACCGGCACCACGGACGACGGCGACGAGCTGCTGACCAGGCTCGGGGATCTGACGGCCCAGGCACGAGCGCAGGCCGAGATGCAGCGCTCCCGGGTCGAGCTGGCCCTCGCGCTGCAGAGCGACATGCTCCCGCGGGATCTGCCCGTCGCCCGGCGGCTGCATCTGGCCGTGCGGTACGCGCCCGCGACCCAGGGCCTCAATGTGGGCGGCGACTGGTACGACGCCTTCACGCTGAGCGACGGCCGGATCGGTCTGTCCATCGGTGACGTCCAGGGCCACAACATAGAGGCGGCCGCTTTCATGGGGCAGGTGCGGGCCGGGCTGCGGGCCCTGGCCTCCGTCACCAGCGAGCCGGGCGAGGTCCTGGCCCGGACCAACGATCTGCTGCTGTCCCTCGGCTCGGACCTGTTCGCCACCTGCACCTTCATGCGGCTCGATCCGTGCGCCGGGGTGCTGGAGAGCGCGCGGGCGGGACATCTGCCCTGTATCTGGGCCACGGCCGACGGGAAGTCCGGCCTCACCGCGGACGAGGGCGGTCCGCCTCTCGGCGTCCAGAGGGGGACGCGGTATCCGGTGACCCGGTACGAGCTCACCACGGGCGGGGTGTTCGTCCTGCTCACGGACGGTGTCGTGGAGGGGCCGTCGATGCCGCTCGAGGAGGGGCTGGACACGGTGACACGGCTCACCGGCATCGCGGCGGTGGCGGGCATGGACGTGGACGCGCTCGCGGCGGCCGTGATCAAGGGTGCGGAGCGGGTGGGGCACGACGACGACGCCGCCGTCCTGGTGGTCGGCCTCGACGGGCCGGACGCTCAGCCATAGGGCCGCAGGGCCCCGCTCCCACCTCGCCGACGCGGCGACCTCGGTGTCTGATGGGCGCTGTGGTGGGTAGCCAGGATCTGCGCAAGCCGGTCGTCCTCGCTCTGCAGACGCTGGCCGTCGCCGCCTGCTATTACGTGTCGGGCAAGCTGGGCCTGCTGCGGGAGCTGGTCGTCGAGGGCGCCGTGGTCACCCCCATCTGGCCTCCCACCGGCGTCTCGGTCGCCTTCCTGCTGCTCCTGGGGCTGCGCTGCTGGCCGGGGATCGCCCTGGGCGCCTTTCTCATCATCGTGTCCATCACCTCCCTCACGCCGTCCTCGCTCGGCGTTCTCGTGGGCAACACGGCGGCGCCCGTCGTCGGGTACCTGCTGCTGCGCCGGGCCGGGTTCCGGACCGATCTCGCGCGGCTGCGGGACGGTCTCGCCCTGGTGTTCCTCGGCGCGTTCACGGCCATGCTGATCAGCTCGACCGTGGGCGCCGGCCTTCTGATCGTCACGGGCAAGCTCGACTGGCCGAGCTTCTGGGCCGTGTGGCTGGCCTGGTGGGTGGGCGACGCCATGGGCGTGCTGATCATCACCCCGGTGCTGCTCCTGCTGGCCCGCTTCCGCCCGCCCCTGCCGCTGACCCGCTGGAAGGAGGCCACGGGCCTGGCGCTGATCGCCTGCTGCGTCGTACCGCTCGCCGCGCACAGCTGGCTCAGCCTGCTGTTCCTCGTCTATCCCCTGCTGATCTGGGCGGCCCTGCGTTTCCAGCTCGCGGGCAGCATGCTGTGCGCGCTCTTCGCCTCGATCATGGTCACGGTGTCGGCGACCGAGGGGATCGGGCCGTTCGACGGGCTCAGCCGCGTGGAGGTGATGCTCAAGCTGCAGGCCTTCAACGGGGCGATGGCCCTGACCGCGCTCATCCTGTCGGCCGTGATCACCGAGCAGATCAACACCCGGCGTTCGGTGGAGCGCGCGTGCCAGGAACTCGTCGAGGTCCTGGAGCACCTCACCGCGGGCGAGTCGGCGGACGGCCGGGCCCCGCTGGAGGAGGGCGGGCTCGGGCGGAGGCAGGACGAGTGACGGCCCCGGGCCGGCCCGTCACCGGGTCGTAGGGTGGGCGTCATGACCGAGGTGGAGGTGCTGCAACTACTGGTGTCGCCCGCGCACCGGCTGGCCGGACGGCCGTCGGACGGGCCCTCCCCCGGCCCGTCGGACGAGCGCGTCTCCCGGGCGGAGGTGCGCCGCGGTCTGGGACTGGTCGGCGACCGCTACTACGCCCGGCCCGCCCACCGGAACGCGTCGGTGACCATCATGGCCGCGGAGAGCCTCCCGGAGGACGCCGATCTTCGGCACACGCGCCGGAACATCCTGCTCGGCGGCGTCGACATCGACTCGTGCGTCGGTACGACGATCTCCCTGGACTGCGGCGGCGGGCCGGTGGAGTTCGCCGTGCACCGCCCGGCCCGGCCCTGCGCCTGGATGGACGTGACGATCGGTCCCGGCAGCCAGCGTGCCCTGCGCGGGCGGGGCGGTGTGCGGTGCACGCCGCTGAGCGACGGGGTCCTCACGCTGGGCCCGGCCAGGTTCCGTGTCGTGACCGGGGCCGACGCCGCGTCGTGAGCCGTGGGGCCGCCCGGAGTGTCAGCCGGCCGACGGGGCCATGCGGATGGCGGCGATGTCCAGCTGCAGACGCACCTTCTCGCTCACCATCGCGCCGCCCTCGGCCAGCCTGCTGTTGTAGGTGAGCCCCCAGTCGGAGCGGTTGATGGTGGTGGTGCCGTCGAATCCGGCCCTTTCGTATCCGAAGGGGTCGGTGACGTGTCCGATGTAGGTCAAATCCAGGACGACGGGTCGTGAGACGCCTTTGATGGTGAGCTCGCCCGACATGCGGAAGAGGTCCGAGCCGGTCTGTTCCACGCCGGTGCTGGTGAAGCGCATACGCGGATAGGTCGCGGCGTCCAGGAAGTCACGGCCGACCAAGTGGGCGTCGCGTTGTTCCACCCCGGTGTCGACACTGGAGGTGAACAGGGTGATGTCGGCGCGCGACCGGGCGGGGTCGCGCGCGTCGAAGTAGAGCCGGCTTTCGTACTCCAGGAAACAGCCGCGCACGGTGGTCACCATGGCATGCCGGACGGAGAAGCCGATCCTGCTGTGCGCGGGGTCGACGACCCATTCACCGGTGAGGTTCGTCAGCTGGGGGTCCGGCAGCACGGCAGTGGGGGATGCCGGTGCGCCGGCCGGGCGCTGTGGGGGGACGGGCGGCGCCTGCCGGCGGGACGACACGACGCGGTTGAACAGGTTCATGATTCATCTAGGTACTTGAGTTTGGTTATTGCCGCAAGTCCCCTTCCCTTTTGCGGCTGTTGAGAACGAGCGCCTGCCCCTTTTTGCCGCCGCTTTGCACAAAACCCACACATGCCTGTCGCGGCGCTTTGACGAAATAACCACCCGAAACTCCATGGATTTTCATTTCGGGCATGTCGGTATTCGGCTTACGTCATCTCGATCGCGAGGTCGTTGTCGACGGTGTAGTACGGACGCGCGACCGTTCCGCCCGCGGTGATCGCCGGATAGACGTACACGTGCTTGCGGTCCGCCACGTCGTCGAGGAGCCGGCCGATCCTGACCTGCCGCGCTTCGGCGGTGGGCCGGACGAAGGCGTCCCAGAACCGTCCCGCTCCCCCGCCGTCGACCGCCAGGTCCTGTCGGTCGGCGGTGAAGGAGAAGCCCTTGCCGTCCTCGTCGATCCGGGGGCTCAGGCTGCGTACGGTGTCGCTGCCGCGCAGGCGCAGCCGCACGGTGGCGTCCTCGTGGAGCCGGGCGCCGTGCAGACGGGCCTGGACCGTGACGGCCCGGTCGGTGACGTCGATGGCGCGGGCCTCGGCGTGGGCGGTGCGCAGCCAGGTCCGCAGAGCGAGGAAGCCGTCCTTCGTGACGTACGGGATTCTCACGGCGACGGGCGAGGGCCGGTCGCGGAGGTGTCCGTCGACGAGGACGCGCAGGTCCCGCAGGCCGGGGCGGAGCCGCTGCCGTTCGGCTCCCGGTTCCGGCAGCAGATAGAGGTCCCAGCGGCCTTCGTCGAGGCTCTGGTGCGGTTCCAGCACGGTGTGCCATCTGCCGTCGGCCGGGTCGGGGTGCAATTCGAGGTGGTGGCGGGTCGTCTCGGGCCGGCCCTTCTTGGGGCGCAGCACCAGGAGCAGCCGGGGGCCGGGAGCCGAGGTCGAGGGGAGGCGGAAGGTGATCCGGCCGTCGGTGTCGATGGCGCAGTCGGTGCGCACGGGGGTGTCCTGGTGCTTGCTCATCGTTGTCCCTTCCGTATCGCGCGCAGGGCGCCGGTGGCCGCGGTGTGGGCGAGGTCGCGGGCGGCGTGGCCCCGTCCGGCCAGCGGACTGTCCGTACGGCGCTGTCGCCCGGGGGCCCGTCGGCCTGTGCTCTTGGCCGTCATGGCCTCGTCGATGATGCGTTCGACCTGTGCGACGACCGGGCTCGGGGCGAAGCGGTGGGCGTTCTCCAGGGCGGTGCGGCCCATTTGGCGGCGTCGTTCGTCGTCGCCGACGAGTTCGAGCAGGGCCGAGGCGAGGGCGGCGCGGTCTCCGACCGGCACCAGCCGGCCGTCGACTCCGTCCTTGATGATCTCGCCGGGGCCGTAGGGGCAGTCGGTGCTGACGACGGGCAGTCCGCAGCGCATCGCCTCGACGATGGTCATGCCGAACGGCTCGAAGTCGGACGTGGCCGCGGCGATCGAGGCTTTGGCCCATTCGGCCTCCATGGGGGTGGCGGCCCCCATCAGGAACACGTTGTTCCACAGGCCGAGGCGCTCGATGAGCTGCCGCAGGGCGGGCTGCTCCTCGCCCTTGCCGTAGATGCGCAGCTGCCAGTCCGGGTGCGCGGCGGCGACCTGGGCGAAGGCCTCGATGAGGAGGTCGTAGCGCTTCACGCGCACGAGCCGGCCGGCGGCGATCACGATCTTGGCGGTGCCGTCGGCGGGAGGCAGCGCGGGGTCGGGGACGCTGTTCGGGAGGGCCTCCACGGGGACGCCGGGCAGCCACATCTTGCGCCGGTAGGCGGCGGCGTCCGCTTCCGTGACGGTGGTGATCACGTCGAGGCGGCGGTAGGCGCGGCGCAGCGCGGTGCGCAGCCTCGGCGAGTGGTTGTCCAGGGTGAGGTGCTCCTGGCCGACGCGCAGGACGTGCTGCGGGGCCTGGCGGGCGATGTGCACGTTGAGGCCCGGGCGGGTGCCGATGACGACATCGGCGTCGAGCGACTCGAGGTGCTCGCCGATCCGCTGGTCGGTCAGCTCGCTGTACTGGTGATGGCGGTACTCGGCGGGCGGGTACACCCGCGCCGGTCTCCGGTGCAGCGGATCGTCCGCTTCCTTGCGCAGGTCCACCAGCGGCCGCAGCCGCACCCGGGGGTGCGGGGTGAGGTTGGGGTGCTCCCGGTGGCGTAAGGCGGAGACGATCTCCACGTCGTGCCGTTCGGCGAGCGCCCCGGCCAGGTTGAACGTGGTGGTGATCGTGCCTCCGATTCCGTAGGCGTTGTGGATCAGGAAAGAGATCTTCATGGTGGCCTAGACCGCGTCCACGACCGGTTCGTTGTTCGTCGTTACCACTCTGTGGCCGTGGAGCGCAGGGCGGGCTTTCCCGCCGGTTCCGACGTGATCTCGGACATAAGTGGTCTGGGCCATACCGGTTTGCCGCCCGGTTGTGGATAGCTTGTTGTGTTTGCCCGCAGCAATGTCGCGTC of the Streptomyces koelreuteriae genome contains:
- a CDS encoding nSTAND1 domain-containing NTPase — its product is MGRPERPLNPDAGPVQRFAHELRELRRAAGGPSYRVMAVAAGFSATTLAQAAAGERLPSLAVVQGYVRACGGDPGEWEACWKEAEVEAAGVLVRDQGEAGAPYRGLARYEPGDRALFFGRDRLVDELRHLVCEHRFAVVFGASGSGKSSLLRAGLIPSLREEIADRSRAAVLRVFTPGARPARTYGHLLAPAEGEPESWVVVDQFEEVFTLCRDGAERARFLDLLLAARDPESRLRVLIAVRADFYARCTEHRELADALVRAALLVGPMTAGELRETVVKPAQAAGLLVERELTARIVEEVLDQPSALPMLSHALLETWRRRKGRLLTLAAYEAAGGVRGAIAASAEQVHGQLTPDQARTARLLLLRLVEPGQGTPDTRRALSRTDLEEWADRNVPEVVERLARARLLTVDEEAVHLAHEALISCWPRLHGWVEESRERLRHHRWLTEAARVWLEHDRDPGALYRGSRLVRAQELFPDHVGDPALTVAERSFLAAGFEAREAERRAASLSRRRARVVVSALSALLATALVAGLVAWQQHQDNARQHTANAARRIAAVADGLRTTDPRAALLLGVAAWRMAPLPETRRALLGSLAQPEPDAFTDPAPGYASRRFLVDSGRVLLSVDDGTWRTWDVTTRRRTGLGRLPKGEVRAVGPDGRLLAVAADGGTRLWDTTAGRWTGVPRAPDRHDLDVGPSGRSYLLGGSGPDGVRLRSVADDRLLFEAKGVDRADVAPSADDRLVAVCPDGGTPQVWDTVTHRALPGAWQKAGGGLCDEGASLTVLGGGTGRGDGRFAVATPEGVRIWDIGSGRQVADLADPGVRYASFSGDGSFMATACADEVRIWRLSDTPSLVFRHPLANQHVHGGLAWDPGTPVLRYLEGGTVHTLDLTTTVTAAWRDRPLDAVLLSPDGRTFATAELSPLRGPGRAYGFALRATDDGRLIRALPAPPVSPDSGLPLMSYSPDGRSLVYGLSSTGRRGGPQRFTVWNVTGDRARGAVDLSTGTAVVGVALSPGGRTLHATRRAAAGELRNEAWDTVSGRREGVAADSRPAGTPLMVRPDGRLIVGDNRVAGLPDGPGTARDLVQGERISALAFSIDGRVLAASDRTGRVALWDGGLRHRAGILRNLFPSSFAGSAPEEVSALALSPDGRTLAVGGDTGTLQLWDTLTQQPLGGRLPTPGEAVASLAFSADSSTLYAGGAHVPLHRYTVDPERAVDQICARARSSNLTRAQWRTYVPEVAYRKVCGA
- a CDS encoding DUF998 domain-containing protein, whose protein sequence is MRSVPKWVLLSSGCAPVVLIMGWAVAASLQGPSYDPAAQTISVLAAPGGSSYWVMTAAFVALGVCHLLTAWGLRPAAPAGRAALAAGGLSALAVALFPTPSSGGSLTHGSIAVVGFVVLALWPVLAARRGDAVPWALRPFPSLGATAVMAMGAAWFLAELHQQGAPGAAERAVTTIQSVWPFAVVLSCFSLPRSAHEEYRG
- a CDS encoding DUF817 domain-containing protein codes for the protein MISSGFPGPRAAPVRQLLDFAWTQTRACAFAIALLCGVAVSTLLPDLPVARYDLLVVYGVLLTLVFWMRGWENGRDVAVIAVCHVIGLAFELVKVSLGSWSYPEPGVLKFAGVPLYGGFLYAAVGSYICRAWHLFDLEIVGYRPRATAAVAAAVYVNFFSHHWLPDVRWVLAGLLVAVTTGTSVRFTVRGVRRRMPLAVSFVLIGFFLWVAENLATLVGAWRYPYQEHGWEPVGVAKFGAWALLISVTFVLAAVGRRVDSGAVRSVR
- a CDS encoding PP2C family protein-serine/threonine phosphatase; the protein is MSRTGTTDDGDELLTRLGDLTAQARAQAEMQRSRVELALALQSDMLPRDLPVARRLHLAVRYAPATQGLNVGGDWYDAFTLSDGRIGLSIGDVQGHNIEAAAFMGQVRAGLRALASVTSEPGEVLARTNDLLLSLGSDLFATCTFMRLDPCAGVLESARAGHLPCIWATADGKSGLTADEGGPPLGVQRGTRYPVTRYELTTGGVFVLLTDGVVEGPSMPLEEGLDTVTRLTGIAAVAGMDVDALAAAVIKGAERVGHDDDAAVLVVGLDGPDAQP
- a CDS encoding MASE1 domain-containing protein; translation: MVGSQDLRKPVVLALQTLAVAACYYVSGKLGLLRELVVEGAVVTPIWPPTGVSVAFLLLLGLRCWPGIALGAFLIIVSITSLTPSSLGVLVGNTAAPVVGYLLLRRAGFRTDLARLRDGLALVFLGAFTAMLISSTVGAGLLIVTGKLDWPSFWAVWLAWWVGDAMGVLIITPVLLLLARFRPPLPLTRWKEATGLALIACCVVPLAAHSWLSLLFLVYPLLIWAALRFQLAGSMLCALFASIMVTVSATEGIGPFDGLSRVEVMLKLQAFNGAMALTALILSAVITEQINTRRSVERACQELVEVLEHLTAGESADGRAPLEEGGLGRRQDE
- a CDS encoding molybdenum cofactor biosysynthesis protein: MTEVEVLQLLVSPAHRLAGRPSDGPSPGPSDERVSRAEVRRGLGLVGDRYYARPAHRNASVTIMAAESLPEDADLRHTRRNILLGGVDIDSCVGTTISLDCGGGPVEFAVHRPARPCAWMDVTIGPGSQRALRGRGGVRCTPLSDGVLTLGPARFRVVTGADAAS
- a CDS encoding YceI family protein; translation: MNLFNRVVSSRRQAPPVPPQRPAGAPASPTAVLPDPQLTNLTGEWVVDPAHSRIGFSVRHAMVTTVRGCFLEYESRLYFDARDPARSRADITLFTSSVDTGVEQRDAHLVGRDFLDAATYPRMRFTSTGVEQTGSDLFRMSGELTIKGVSRPVVLDLTYIGHVTDPFGYERAGFDGTTTINRSDWGLTYNSRLAEGGAMVSEKVRLQLDIAAIRMAPSAG
- a CDS encoding transferase, with the translated sequence MSKHQDTPVRTDCAIDTDGRITFRLPSTSAPGPRLLLVLRPKKGRPETTRHHLELHPDPADGRWHTVLEPHQSLDEGRWDLYLLPEPGAERQRLRPGLRDLRVLVDGHLRDRPSPVAVRIPYVTKDGFLALRTWLRTAHAEARAIDVTDRAVTVQARLHGARLHEDATVRLRLRGSDTVRSLSPRIDEDGKGFSFTADRQDLAVDGGGAGRFWDAFVRPTAEARQVRIGRLLDDVADRKHVYVYPAITAGGTVARPYYTVDNDLAIEMT
- a CDS encoding glycosyltransferase family 4 protein; this translates as MKISFLIHNAYGIGGTITTTFNLAGALAERHDVEIVSALRHREHPNLTPHPRVRLRPLVDLRKEADDPLHRRPARVYPPAEYRHHQYSELTDQRIGEHLESLDADVVIGTRPGLNVHIARQAPQHVLRVGQEHLTLDNHSPRLRTALRRAYRRLDVITTVTEADAAAYRRKMWLPGVPVEALPNSVPDPALPPADGTAKIVIAAGRLVRVKRYDLLIEAFAQVAAAHPDWQLRIYGKGEEQPALRQLIERLGLWNNVFLMGAATPMEAEWAKASIAAATSDFEPFGMTIVEAMRCGLPVVSTDCPYGPGEIIKDGVDGRLVPVGDRAALASALLELVGDDERRRQMGRTALENAHRFAPSPVVAQVERIIDEAMTAKSTGRRAPGRQRRTDSPLAGRGHAARDLAHTAATGALRAIRKGQR